GCCATCGGTAATCGCAGGATATTCTTCAACGGCATTGAATACGCACCCCATGTACCGAAATGCGCATGCAGCAGGGATATCTTTTCTCTCTTGAATAATTCAGCCGACAACTTAAGGGAAATATATCGAAATGGCGTGATGAATTGCATTCCAGGTCGAGGAAGAGGGATTCCTGTTTCGTACAACACCCCTTTATTAAAGACAAACTTGTCCAGGTTCTTCGACAACAGAGAAACAGCTACCGGTCTGTACCTTTTCATGTAAGACAGCTGATGGTATATGAAAGTCTCCGATGATTCAAAAAAACAGTAGTGGAAGTGACCTACGGATATCATCGAGTTTTGCTGTTTATGAAGTATGAGCCAAAGATTCTTGCCGGACCGACAACCGTCAAATGCTCTTCGGCTACCGCGCCGAAGCCTTCCTTGAACCTTTCAACTCCTTCAAGCCCTGAGCTTGGTCCGAAATCATACACTTCCAATCCTCTTGCTTCCATTTCTTCCATGATACTCCAATGCAGAAAGTGTCCGGCGCCAGCTAAAGGCTCATCAATGCTTGCGCCGTGCCAGTAGACGGCTCTTTTCTTTTCAAAAAAGACCAATGCACAGGATTGAGGAAGTCTGTCTTTCCATGCGATAAAGAAGCACCCCATGTTTTCCGGAAGAATTATTTCTCTGATGCGGCGGAAGAAATCCTCCTTGTAGATCCTTGCCGGACGTTTTTTCCATCTTGCCAAAGAGATTTCGTAAACTTCCAGATAGGCTTTGAAGTCTTCGTTTCTTCGCGCAGGTGCAACGAT
This bacterium DNA region includes the following protein-coding sequences:
- a CDS encoding GNAT family N-acetyltransferase; protein product: MLVDHKVWDEAYKNSPWSTFFSSSQWHKVTQDLGKDASFEWKEIVTPLREIKLAKGFLKGYESTLPGVPSGPVALRTPEREVIAEYWRELDKRTRGRFLVHLRPDSPFKNTEFRTVFIKTHLLKIKDRHKKISENHKRQLRKAQKSGIIVAPARRNEDFKAYLEVYEISLARWKKRPARIYKEDFFRRIREIILPENMGCFFIAWKDRLPQSCALVFFEKKRAVYWHGASIDEPLAGAGHFLHWSIMEEMEARGLEVYDFGPSSGLEGVERFKEGFGAVAEEHLTVVGPARIFGSYFINSKTR